In Yarrowia lipolytica chromosome 1F, complete sequence, a genomic segment contains:
- a CDS encoding uncharacterized protein (Compare to YALI0F16225g, similar to uniprot|Q96VC8 Yarrowia lipolytica Glyoxylate pathway regulator GPR1): MSHTVDLEHGYSLNHQVSHRSKTQAIDEEAVASSNASNIQGLTGDECSDIKLAKVETSGTNGEYIHIAGVKYHKDDFMSAFGGTLNPGSAPIPSRRFANAAPIGLFSFSITCFILGMCLVNARGVHAPNVMVGCAIFGGGLVEFVAGIWEIVAENTFAATVFLCFSCFWWSWSLLHLPIGIEKYYETADEFSQAVGLFLMGWFIFAILMTLCTVKATVAFFLLFCSLDLAIIFLASGHFLNNPKLVQAGGGFCISTGLLGCYNGFGGVATPQSTFTWIIPRAIMMPGAHKKDY, translated from the coding sequence ATGTCTCACACTGTTGATCTCGAACACGGATACAGCCTGAATCACCAGGTGTCGCATCGATCAAAGACCCAGGCTATTGACGAAGAAGCTGTTGCTTCTTCCAACGCCTCCAACATCCAGGGTCTCACTGGTGATGAGTGCTCTGACATCAAGTTGGCCAAGGTCGAGACCTCAGGCACCAATGGCGAGTACATTCACATTGCCGGGGTCAAGTATCACAAGGACGATTTTATGAGCGCATTTGGAGGAACTCTTAACCCTGGTTCTGCTCCTATTCCTTCTCGGCGGTTTGCAAACGCCGCTCCCATTGGGcttttctccttctctaTTACATGTTTCATTCTGGGTATGTGTCTTGTTAACGCTCGAGGAGTCCATGCCCCCAATGTCATGGTTGGATGTGCTATTTTCGGAGGGGGTCTAGTTGAGTTTGTTGCTGGAATCTGGGAAATTGTTGCAGAGAATACCTTTGCCGCCACCGTCTTCCTTTGTTTCTCGTGTTTCTGGTGGTCCTGGTCTCTGCTGCATCTGCCGATTGGAATCGAAAAGTACTACGAGACAGCCGACGAGTTTTCGCAGGCCGTGGGTCTCTTCCTCATGGGCTGGTTCATCTTTGCCATTCTCATGACTCTGTGTACGGTAaaagctacagtagcctTCTTTCTGCTCTTCTGTTCCCTTGACCTGGCGATCATCTTTCTCGCATCGGGCCACTTTCTCAACAACCCCAAGCTCGTCCAGGCAGGAGGCGGTTTCTGCATTTCAACCGGTCTCTTGGGTTGTTACAATGGCTTTGGAGGTGTGGCCACTCCTCAGTCTACCTTCACCTGGATCATTCCCCGAGCAATCATGATGCCAGGAGCTCACAAGAAGGATTACTAA